In Phlebotomus papatasi isolate M1 chromosome 1, Ppap_2.1, whole genome shotgun sequence, the following proteins share a genomic window:
- the LOC129810150 gene encoding uncharacterized protein LOC129810150: MSTESEGFGFKDKQKALDTLKLLENQDSQYRLLTIRGLLGRAKRVLTLTKAEEKRNNIKDAIEVFEKWLEENKSTSTKSKAKSAGDTDEKIDKVPGLGFKDKEAAEKTLKILDNRDADYQKLVLKSLITSSKSVVSRTKDKQKISDIKEAVEMLTEYLDSLDTLNQPNMKYLSVDIIQNFSKPTEKLVSEFLTTYTKTAGGNYKKLRTLFPEEDDSESWDIVRNKNLQKLQKTIQEKKLSLFNSDGSPTKEHLTLISWAYSPKLEKLKQFIDQNNQNSDSASDEPVTKKRKV; encoded by the exons atgtctACTGAAAGTGAGGGATTTGGATTCAAGGATAAGCAAAAGGCTCTGGACACGCTGAAATTGCTGGAGAACCAGGATAGCCAGTACAGACTCCTGACCATACGGGGATTGCTGGGAAGAGCCAAGAGGGTTCTAACAT TGACAAAAGCTGAAGAAAAGCGGAATAATATTAAAGATGCCATTGAGGTATTTGAGAAGTGGCTAGAGGAAAACAAGAGTACATCGACCAAGAGCAAAGCTAAATCTGCAGGGGATACCGATGAGAAAATTGATAAAGTGCCTGGATTGGGCTTCAAAGACAAAGAAGCAGCCGAAAAGACACTCAA aatcCTCGACAATCGAGATGCAGATTATCAGAAGCTAGTCCTGAAAAGTCTTATCACCAGCTCTAAGAGCGTAGTTTCCCGCACAAAAGATAAGCAGAAGATCTCAGACATTAAAGAAGCCGTAGAGATGCTTACAGAATACCTCGATAGTCTCGATACTCTCAATCAGCCCAACATGAAGTATCTCTCAGTAGACATCATCCAAAACTTCTCAAAACCAACTGAAAAACTGGTCTCGGAATTCCTGACCACTTACACAAAGACAGCTGGAGGGAACTACAAGAAACTGAGGACACTCTTCCCGGAAGAAGATGACTCAGAGTCATGGGATATTGTTAGGAACAAGAATCTCCAGAAGTTACAGAAGACCATTCAAGAGAAAAAATTATCTCTGTTCAACAGCGATGGATCGCCCACGAAAGAGCATCTAACGCTAATTTCTTGGGCGTATTCCCCAAAATTGGAAAAGCTCAAACAATTCATCgatcaaaataatcaaaatagtgattcAGCATCTGATGAACCAGTTACGAAAAAACGAAAAGTGTAA